The proteins below come from a single Poecilia reticulata strain Guanapo linkage group LG5, Guppy_female_1.0+MT, whole genome shotgun sequence genomic window:
- the cyp24a1 gene encoding 1,25-dihydroxyvitamin D(3) 24-hydroxylase, mitochondrial → MRAQIQKVPQIVELLRKKSVGLQHFKPTSSVCVLEEKDAVEAARCPHAALKARSLDAIPGPTNWPLVGSLVELLLKGGLIRQHEALIDYHKKFGKIFRTKLGSFESVHIGAPCLLEALYRKESNYPQRLEIKPWKAYRDLRNEAYGLLILEGKDWQRVRSAFQQKLMKPTEVVKLDGKINQVLMDFVDRIGKVSNNGKIEDLYFELNKWSFETICLILYDNRFGLLQEEVNEEAMNFITAVKTMMRTFGKMMITPVELHQKFNTKTWQDHTAAWDCIFSTAKVYIDKRLERNANRDPDDLIDDILQQSRLSKKELYASITELQIGGVETTANSMLWVIFNLSRNPAAQKRLLQEIRDVVPPDQDPCGEHIKSMPYLKACLKESMRLSPSVPFTSRTLDKDTVLGDYAIPKGTVLMINCHALGSNEEYFDDGKQFKPERWLRENSTINPFAHVPFGIGKRMCIGRRLAELQLQLAMCWLVRDYEIVATDNEPVDVIHSGLLVPNRELPVAFVRR, encoded by the exons ATGAGGGCGCAGATCCAAAAAGTTCCTCAGATTGTTGAGCTGCTGAGGAAGAAGTCTGTGGGGCTGCAGCACTTCAAGCCCACATCCTCCGTGTGCGTCCTGGAAGAGAAGGATGCTGTGGAGGCTGCGCGGTGCCCACATGCTGCCTTGAAGGCGCGGAGTTTGGACGCGATTCCGGGACCAACCAACTGGCCCCTGGTCGGCAGTCTGGTGGAGCTCCTTCTAAAAGGAGGCCTGATCAGACAACATGAAGCTCTG ATTGATTATCATAAGAAATTCGGGAAGATCTTCCGGACGAAGCTGGGATCCTTTGAGTCGGTGCACATTGGCGCTCCATGCTTGTTGGAGGCGCTCTACAGAAAGGAGAGTAATTACCCCCAGAGGCTGGAGATCAAACCCTGGAAAGCATACAGAGACCTGAGAAACGAAGCGTACGGACTCCTCATCCT GGAGGGGAAGGACTGGCAGAGAGTCAGGAGCGCGTTTCAGCAGAAACTCATGAAGCCGACAGAGGTGGTGAAGCTTGATGGCAAAATAAATCAG GTGCTGATGGACTTCGTTGACAGGATTGGAAAAGTAAGCAACAACGGGAAGATTGAAGACTTGTACTTCGAGCTGAACAAATGGTCGTTTGAGA caATCTGTCTGATCCTGTACGACAACCGATTTGGTCTTCTGCAGGAGGAAGTCAACGAGGAAGCTATGAACTTCATCACAGCTGTGAAAACA ATGATGAGGACATTTGGTAAGATGATGATCACACCGGTGGAGCTCCACCAGAAGTTCAACACCAAAACGTGGCAGGACCACACCGCGGCCTGGGACTGTATTTTCAGCACAg CCAAAGTCTACATTGACAAGAGACTGGAGAGGAATGCCAACAGAGATCCGGATGATTTAATCGATGACATCCTGCAGCAAAGCCGCCTCTCCAAGAAGGAGCTGTATGCCTCCATCACCGAACTGCAGATTGGAGGAGTCGAAACA ACCGCCAACAGCATGCTGTGGGTTATTTTCAACCTATCACGTAACCCTGCTGCTCAGAAGAGGCTGCTGCAGGAGATCAGAGATGTGGTGCCTCCAGACCAAGACCCCTGTGGAGAGCACATCAAGAGCATGCCCTATCTCAAGGCCTGCTTGAAGGAGTCTATGAG GTTGTCACCATCTGTTCCGTTCACCAGCCGGACTCTGGACAAAGACACTGTGTTGGGGGATTATGCCATTCCCAAAGGA ACAGTGTTAATGATTAACTGCCATGCACTGGGATCCAATGAGGAATATTTTGATGATGGAAAGCAGTTCAAACCTGAGCGCTGGCTGCGGGAGAACAGCACCATCAACCCCTTCGCTCATGTTCCTTTCGGTATCGGGAAGAGGATGTGCATCGGTCGACGGCTGgcggagctgcagctgcagctggccaTGTGCTGG TTGGTCAGAGACTACGAGATCGTGGCAACAGACAATGAGCCCGTTGATGTGATTCATTCTGGACTTTTGGTTCCTAACAGAGAACTGCCAGTGGCCTTCGTCAGGAGATAA